A stretch of DNA from Scomber scombrus chromosome 9, fScoSco1.1, whole genome shotgun sequence:
CCCAATAGTTGAGGAGATATTCATGTCTGGACTAAAGAAATACGTTCTTGAAAAGTGACCCACTTGTCTTTTTTGTCATAGATGTTGAGCCCCAATGCATCCACTCCCAACCACAACTCTGATCCTTTCTTGTTCTTGATGCTGAAGTAGTTGACTCCATACATCTCTAGATCCTGGGCTATCTTCAGGTACTCAACCATGGCGTCCTCTCTGTGGTGTGGAATAATTATATTAGAATACAATGTGCTACAGAAAATCTGCTACCTAAAAGTGCATTAATGGCTTTTTGTAGTAAGACTGCAGTACCTCAGCATTCCCTTGTGCTCTTGATGCCACACCTGGATTCTTTCCTCCCACTGATTCTTATTCAGTTTGTGCTGCTCTAAAACCCTGGTTTTATCAGTAAGGAGAACACAGCAGTTAGAATTCAGATGACCGAATACATTTAAACCTTTGTGAATACTAATGTCTATAGCACCCACTACCTTTGTGGCAGCAGCTTCTCTCTTGTAAGGTATCCTGGTACATGATAATCTTTCCTGTAGTCTCCATGTTTCACCTGAACCGCATATGAGGCCAAAAGCACTGCAGTCTCAGGAGGACAGTATATGTCATCATTTAGGATGCTCTCTTTTACCTAAAACACAAAACGGCAGAAATACCTTTTTTAACACACAAATCCTCAAATATGTTGATGTCTGTGTAAGGGTGTCATATATGATGCTATTAGTGACTTGTAAATAGAGAAACCCTATGTTTATGTAGTGCCCTTGGATccattttttgtgtgcatgaacTCCCTAATGGAAAACCCACAAGGACGTGCATGAGTCATCCTGAAACCCCATTGGTGGTTAAGACACATGGTGGCATTTGTTTTGACTGAGTTTCCTTATTTATCTTTCCATCAATGTGGTTAGGGTACCACACTTGCATAAGACGGCATTATTTACAATTGTGATATCCACTTTGTCCATATAATTATAATCTTTTCCTAATAATGAGTGTTCAACTGattgcaggttgttgttttgGTGTGAATTGTACTACTCTTTCAGTATTATCTATAGCACATTTCAGAAGAGTGAATCTTTGATGCCACCTGAAAAGGTATGAGAGGATGTAGGAAAGCCCATTATTACAATCCAATGATTCAAGAGTGAAAATTTACAACATGATTGCCTTTAAAAACATCACTGCTTTTGTACATGTATTCATCTCCAACCTGCAGAAAGAAGAGTCGCTGCGTTGCCTCCTGGATCAGTTCATCTCCCACATCCTCAGGGTAAAACTTGCCCCTGAACTTAATCAACAAAGGGTTGTCCCTTTTCACATCTTGAGCCGTCACCTGGGATTGGTAGCGGAGGGATGCCGAAATGAAAAAATAGATGCTGATTAGCCTCAACAGTAGCATTACTAACATTTCAAATGTGATTGTATTTTCATTGAAATGCAGCTGTTAGGAGAGTCAAGTTATGTCTTCAAGAGATGTAAATGATACACAGACTTTCTCCTCACCCTCTTGTTCAGCTTGAGCCAGGTGGAGAAACCTTTGCTGTCCTGATACTGGAGGCCAAAGAACCAGGTTTCCCTCAGCCCAATTGTCTTCACTatctaaaaataacaacacagaaCACGTGATTACACATTTGTCTATCCAAtcgtctgtttgtttgtttgtgactTACAATGTACCTGATCAAAAAGCTGTTTGCCAGTTGTGCTGGGCAGGATGGCAAACTCCAGCTCAGCATCCATGGTCGTAACCCGGACATTTATCTGccaataaaaacattcacactGAGATACAGGCGGAAAAAATCCTGTCCATGCAATCATCTGTGTCACTGGACAAGCATCAAGGAGCATGCAACTGGGTGAAAAAGAGCACTACTAAATTTGTAATAACTTTGTTGGTTCTTTGAAACAATGGTAAATTTGTTGgttttttaacagaaaaatgaccaaaaagaGTGTTCCTTACATTCTTCTGTTCAACCAGGAGCATCCAATCGCAAGAGGTTGGTGGGGACTACAATCAAAAAATGAAGCCCACAGTATATTTTAGACTTAACTGAGAACATGGGGTTCATTCCACGGCGCAGTATTAACAACTGGGTCAAAACTATTTCACCCATTTAGCGTTAATCTTACATAGTAGTATCAAaccatgtacatatatatataagatagacagatagatagatagatatagacatatatatatatatatatatatatatatatatgtatgcagTAAGTTGGTATAGACtgatttgtaaaatattgtaCAAAAAAGTAGCAAAGAGGTGAGATTGTTTGCTCCATTCCTCATAAACCTCTCTGATATTTATAACGCAAAGCAGGCTTTCTTTAATGtctacaataataacaataatcataataatgtaCCACAGTTGTAAGCCTTGCTGAACAGACAgttcatattaatatttatgaaaataaGAAGATAAATCCCTACTTTGcttctgtatgtgtttatgtagctaatgaacaaatgaaagaCATCTGGCAACAATGTATGAAATTATACACTTCTCTGCTCACTGCTCTAAAAGGCTTTACGGTCTAACAACTATGGACTTGTGCCTTCTTGTAGCCTTCAAACTACAGAGCAAGTTCACAAATTCCGATCAAACCACTACAGTTGCAACTTAAACATTTCAACCAAATatgaaacacaatgaaaatgaaagtataAACAATGAAGGGTTGCTACTTACAGttgacatttgtatttttttaatctgtagCCGAAACACTTCTTCAGAGAGGTGCTTGTAGTAGCCTTTTCTCTGCGGAGTCATATGAAACTGCTTGCAATACCAACAAGGATTAGACTGAATGAGAATGGACCATTGTATTGCTCACAAGTACTTCTCTCTTATTTAATCCAATGGCCGGTTCAGGGTCCAAAGCCAGCCCTCATCTGACAACCCTTTTCCTCCTAAATTGATAAGGTTTTGGCTGTGTATCACTCAGGACCTAGACTTGATGTTTATCTTCCAATACTATCTACAGAGGAACAGAAATCAACAGTAGCTCAGCAGCACCTGATGTTCCAGTTGCAGTGAAGTTCAAGCTAATCTAATAATCCCTCAAGTTCATGTTTTAAGTAAATATTATTGCGGCATACACTGATTTCAGGGTTGATGTGGTGGTGTGTTTGGTTTGCAGGCCTGTTACTAACTAGTCATATCGAGTACCTGTGGACACCACAaccagaaccccccccccccccccccccccaacaagcCTATATGTAAACATTGTTCTATGTTATCAGCTTCTTCTCTACATTTGAGATGGTAATATTgcaccaaaataaaaacaatacactGTTATAAGAAAAGCAACCCAACAGTACCTACAGTATATACTATTGTTAACCTTAGCTCCTCCACAGTGAGATACAAACTTCAAATGttgctcactaattaacacattggTAACAAACCAATATTAGAAGCTAATAAAAGGTTAGTATGTCACTGGTTGTTCATTACGCGCATTGTAACTTTTGATTTGCTTATCAGCCTACTGCCATTATAATAAAACTATAGTATTAATAAATTATGATATTTGCAGGATCTAATTGTAGCTGAATCCTGGCAAATTCACTTTAGAGAGAAACTTCTCTCAATCTTAACATGTGATATCATCCTAACCTTTAAAGTGTTCCCTCAGTGTGACAGTGTATCAGTGTAATCACAGGTTATGTTTGTCAGAGGCATGGAGAGCAGaggtctctctcacacacacacacacacacacacacacacacacacacacacacacacacacacacacacacacacacacacacacacacacacacacacacacacacacacatcccacgTAGCCACGGGTTCACATTGCGGGCGCGTGCTCGTGTGCGCGCTCCCAcagcctgttgtgtttttatcaacacGGAGACCACTGTGGCCTTTACGGTGATTGAGCTGACCAGCTGAACCACACGGGCTGTGTAAACCATGGCAGACGAGCAGGAAATCATGTGCAAATTAGAAAACATACTGGAGATACGGTAAGGCTCAGATATTGAATGAACACGAATGGTAGCCAGGTTGTTTGAGAGACGTTATctttgctaacgttagcaagcCACGAACAAACCCCCCCTGGCTCCGCTTTTGTTTCCGAGTTAGCTCCTTTTAGCCGGTCTGCTGCCAACCCTTTCTTTAATAGCTGTCTGCTATTGTAGTCTCACGTTAGCTCGTCACAGGTACTACGACTGGCAAGAAATCACTGCAggctaataaataaaatacacacaagttGTAGCTTGTGTGCGTGTTTGAATCACATAAGCATCAACCTTCCAGATGTGTATCAATAGAAAGCCAGATGTGCGCCGCTAATTATTACAATGGTTGAGCTAGCTAGCTACTTAGCTGGCGAGCTTAGCAGGCTGTCACTCAACACGGTTTGTTTACCCTGATGTTTTCTTAATTAATAGCACAGTAACAGATGTGCAATGTAGTAAttaatatacagaatatattaaTTCACCTAGGCGTAATTGGTTATTACTAATTAAATTATCATGTCTAATAATCATGTGGAAGTTTAAATCACTGCATAACAGGTGGATGACGTGTGGTGTTTTagatcttttttgtttttgtgagatGTCTCTTTTTATCCTGTATCTGTGAGGGAGATAACCTGACAGCTTGTCTCTTTTGTCTGTGTCACCGGCTACAGGAACAAGACCGTCCAGATGCAGAAGATCAAGTCCCGTCTTAAGGTTGAGTTTGAGGCGCTGGAGTCTGAggagaaacatttaaaagagtACAAACAAGAGATGGATCTCCTTCTACAGGAGAAGATGGCGCACGTGGAGGAGTTGCGGCTCATCCATGCAGATATCAATgtggtgagtgagtgagtgccACATTCAGAGATGAGCACTCTCTATGTACAAGAAGTGGCACTAAAATCTCACTTCAGCTTTTAGATGAATACATTTAGCATCAAAATACAGAATACAGATGTTGGACAAACAACATATAGCCTAATACAGATATAATGAATTCAATTTAGTGCTTATATCATGGTATAATGTCTATTTGTGGTAGCAACTACCAATTTCAAGATtttaagtttgtattttatatgaagAAATTAATTGTATATTGTCTCTTATACCTAATCCCATCCTCTCAGATGGAGAGCACCATCAAGCAGTCAGAGAATGACTTGAACAAGCTGCTAGAAACAACTCGCCGCCTGCATGATGAGTACAAACCTCTGAAGGAGCATGTTGACGCCCTAAGGATGACTTTAGGTTTGCACAGACTCCCTAACCTCAACGAAGAAGAGGAGAAGCTCTCCCTGgagtcagtacacacacacacacacacacacgcacacacacgcacatgcacactgaATTCCTTTGAGCAGATGTTGTGTTGCTTAGTAACTTAATTTGAGAACTAGTATGTGTTTACAGTCATGTCATCTTTAGGTCTCATAAAATATTGATGACATCTGTTTTCTTTGATGAACAAGTTTCATTTGAACTTCCTTGCCATTGCGCTTTTTCACATATTAACACAAAgtacaataaatgtaaaatactgtCTTTGTGGCAGAGTTACAcataatcatcattatcatccaAAGTGCTACTTTCCAGACTTTCAGACATACAGAACAGGACAAAGACAACAGAAACTCATTTGACAGGGTAAAGAGAAAGTGTAAAAAATACAGCCCATATACATATTCAGTGATCAGTGTCAAAGTACATTTGAGTAGCATGTCTCACAGAGTGACTGGATCAACAGATGATGGGTCAACATAGTGTTGCAGAACAGAATGTGACGCATTTATATCTAAAGTTGAAACTGTGTCAGGCTGTCAGAAACGTAATATGTTGTTGAGTCAATGTGATTTAATTTCAAGGGACAAATACTGATAAACAGATGTACAAAGTAGCATGTATAAGGAAAATGGACCAAGAATGGAGCCTTGTGGCACACCACATGTAACCCCAAACTGAGGAAACAAACCAGTCTCCAGACACTGAAAATTTCCATCCAGCTGAAGAAAACTAGTCCTGTGCAGTCCCTAAAATACTGACACATACTTTCAGTCTATTAATAAGGATACTTTGATCTGTAGTAATCAGTTGCTGAACTATGACCTAGCACCAGCAGCAGTATCAGTGCTCACTAGATATAATTCATGACCTGACGACAGCATCTGTCACAACTTCACTGTGTCTGAGAGACTCAGCAACACAACActggaaatgtattattattgtgttattattttacttGTGAAATGCACTTATGAAATAAGCCTACATTACTTCACTTGgatcacttttttttgttagtgtTGCACGCAAGCAGCTTAAAATATTTAGACACAAccagaggacagagagggaTTTGGTTGCTatttaaaaaggtataaaagGTATTATGTTCATTTGATGTCGACAGTTAGGAAACAGTTTTGTATTTGAGATAAAGCAGTTCATTGAGAGAGATCAGTCTAATGGACAGTAACTAAGGACAGGGTGTGCCAGTAAACAAAGTCAGGCATATATCAGATAAAAGAACCAGTTTGCCTGTAATTCTTCTGCCAGATTTCAGTTGTTGATGTGGTCCTTCATCAAAAGGTACAGCTGCGAAGATGTAacattcctcttcttctctaaCATGAGCATACATAGCAAATATCTAAATGCgttgtcattttacattttggttCATAAAGAATTTTGTACATCACCTCAAATTGAAATTTCTTGACTTTTGAGAAAGCGCAGAACCATCGCTACTGCACAATGATAGCATGGTGCGCTGTGTGGAGGCTGAGGATGAGTTCATTTCTGGCCAGGTGTTAgtcctctcttcttccctctttgGCAAGGCGCTCCCTGATGTTCCCTGAGCTTATGAGATCCTTAGAAAGTTGCGGCTCACCACTGTTGTTCTTCAGTGCTTTTCTTTTGTAGACAGGActcaacacacagagagagagagtgatgaaggTGTCTGTGGAGATTTAAAACTATCAATCGCACATCTCGCTGCCAGCAAAGTAATTTTTGCCTATTAGAGCCCACTGTAATTGTATTTCAAGGTGCGATGGTGCAATTTTCAAGAAAATTAAATCACACCTCATAGGCCTGTAGGGTGTTAGGTACATTTTTATATCCACCCAAAAATGAGCACTCTACACCTCAGTAAtagcaaaaaagaagaagaagaaaaaaatccaactgAAATATTAACTTTCATATAAAAACCAGACTGACATTGAGTCTATCTCATTAATGTGAAATATCATGACATTAACGCGGTGCTTGTAAATACACTTTAATGTGGGGAGCTTTACTAGATCCTTGTTACAGGAAATACAAGCCATTAAATTTGTTCTGTGAATGCTCAAAGTTCTACTCTATCACAAACCTATTTtgagagaaaccagagagcgtAATGAAATAggatatcacttttttttttatttctgaaaatgGGCCAGTCAGGCATAAAGTCCAAGGCCAAATTTCTTTCCCagccctcccctcccctcccttcccctgcccacacacacacacacacacacacacacacacacacacacacacacacacacacacacaaacacacacacacacacacacacacacacacacacacacagacaaactcacatgcatgcaaacactcTCACAATGACTGTACTTTTGCTCAGTGTTGTATTTAACAaaagaggatgtgtgtgtgtgtgttagcttgACAATAATGTTTTCCAATTTaagttttctttgtgtgtctggTTTTGTCCGTCCACGTCTCTTTGATACACAGCACAGATGGGATAATCTCAACTGTGGTATGATTCATAAGCTTCAAATAAGATTCACAGCTAGCccgtgtttcttttctttcttttgctttcaACAGTTACTTTGAGAAGCAAAAAGCAGAGTGGCAGAAGGAGCCGCATGAGCCGGCCATCCCAGAATCCCTCGCTGCCGCCgcagctgcagcacagcagcttcaGGTGTCCAGGAAGCAAGATGCCCGCCAGACGGCCACCTTCAGACAGCAACCTCCACCTATGAAGGTATGGTAAAAGATCTGTGGAAAGGATGttgaaaaaattcaaataagGAAGGTTTAATGGTCAGAATTACTATAAGAGAAGGCATTTCGAATGAAAAAACACCCATTGTAAATTTCCAAGATACTACTGGTTGATAGTGTGCTGTAGATTCTCAACAAATGAGAGAATAGACTTTGTCAGAGAATACTGATGAAGTTGCTTGCTTATTGCTGATCTCTACAAGACCGCAGGGACATAATATGAATCGATTGCTCTAaattcctcctcctgtctccagGCTTGCCTGTCTTGCCACCAGCAGATTCATCGTAATGCTCCCATCTGCCCACTGTGCAAGGCCAAGAGTCGCTCCCGCAACCCAAAGAAGCCCAAGAGGAAGCCAGACGAGTAGATCTTACACTACCTTCAGCTTCAGTAGGGTTTAAAAGGGAACTGGCCCAACACACTGATCTAACATCAGTCATGTACATTACCATATATGGCTGAAATAACAGATCTGTGCTTCAGGACAATTTCCACAGAAGGCCCCCACTTTAACAAAATGTATTAGTACCTTGTTCATAACCTGTCAACGACTGATCAAGGATCCGGTAATGTCttcgttgtttgtttttatcagtgCTTTGGATGTGTTTATATGTAACTGTATGACTTCGATAGTAGGTTTATTAGCCCCTAACCATGTAACTGCAATAATGCAAAAAGAAACTTGACAAAAACGTCCAAATAGTTTTGCCCATGTTGCCATTGTTTATAGCCTTAGATATCgtactgtattttttgttttgttgctgtgtttgttttgcaatGCATGCGTGCTTCCATGGTTGTCTATTGTATCATTTTTGTGCCGATATGAGAATCtaacatgttattttaatgtttacagTGTTCAAGTGACCACAAAACTGGAGAAACAAAAGGCCAGACCCATTGACTTTAAATAGTGTTGTGTGTTTAACTTTAATACAgtgatatgaaaataaatggcTGTTTTGTATTAACCTTGTTACTATGTCctttttcattatgtttgtcCATTTCATTCTCGTGAACGCAATATTTTAGGAATGCATGGAGGCAATTTGCTCAAATTTAGCACAAATATCCACTTGGGATTCAAAGGTGAACAgattagattttggtggtcaaaggaCAAAGTCACTGTGACCCCACTTCCATCCCCCTCTCCTGAACAGGATATCTCAGGAATTCCTGATGGGAATTTCATTACATCTGGCAGAAATGCCCACTTGCACTCAACAAGGAACTGATAAGAATTTGTTGGTCAAAGTTCAACATCACCGTGACctcacaaaatacattttggccATCACTGAATAATTGATGTGCTAATTATTACAAAGTTTCACATAAATCTCTAACAGGATGaaatgaagtgatgacattttaataaaagttaaaatgtcaTCAACTTCATGTGTGACACTAAGCTTGGGTTCCCaccttgaaactgtggtgattgtATAGATCTGAAGCAGGGCTGGGCGATACGGGCAGAATCtattatcacaatatttttgaccaaatacctcaataccgattttttgacaatattgtagggatgatcatcaatgagatttttgataatcatctgtaatgtggatataataaatgactaagtggataaaggcagataatagaacagtctgttcaGCTCAGAAAATtcaatttttactgtaatgcagcctttaaaagcaggaaaagacaacacttctttcatatcacgatattaccatatttaaaatctaagacaatatcacaatatcgatttattgcccagccctaatctGAAGCATTTTCTACTATCATGGCTACAACATtgtcagaatcagctttattgacTAAGCATGTGAACATACCCAGTAAAAGGAAAATGCACTTAAAACCTTtgttaaattcaaattcaaaatctTTACTACAAATATGTGTCTGGGCGGACACAGATGTAAACTGTAACCTAACTGGCTGGAGGAAGCAAACAACCGTGAAGCGATATTTCAAGTTTACACAATCATCAACATATGCATCACTGTTTAT
This window harbors:
- the zc4h2 gene encoding zinc finger C4H2 domain-containing protein yields the protein MADEQEIMCKLENILEIRNKTVQMQKIKSRLKVEFEALESEEKHLKEYKQEMDLLLQEKMAHVEELRLIHADINVMESTIKQSENDLNKLLETTRRLHDEYKPLKEHVDALRMTLGLHRLPNLNEEEEKLSLDYFEKQKAEWQKEPHEPAIPESLAAAAAAAQQLQVSRKQDARQTATFRQQPPPMKACLSCHQQIHRNAPICPLCKAKSRSRNPKKPKRKPDE